DNA sequence from the Stegostoma tigrinum isolate sSteTig4 chromosome 29, sSteTig4.hap1, whole genome shotgun sequence genome:
TATCCCccctgttctgatgaaaggtcattaacctgaaatgttaactgtttcactCAACAGACACTGCCTGGCCAGTTTGGTATTCCCAGCAATCTTTGGCTTTTATTTCTCATGTTTGGCTCTTATTTCAACATTTTATAGAACTTACAGCATTGCTTAATGATtccttgaatttttttgaagcaaAAAAATACAGCAAAGGGTCCAGGCAACAATTTAAGCTTGACAGTGCCAAACACTTGTAATAAACAAGCTCAACAATGCCCATTTTTTTACATTGACCAGGATGAAAGAACTTAAGTGAAATTCCAAATGTTCGGGACACATGTACAGGCAGGAAGCAGATTATGAAAATTGCAAGGGACACTAAAATCATTTGCATGGATTTCACCTTCATATGTTTCCTCTTAAGTTGATGGGGGctcaaatttaaaatgaagtTGGCAAGTAAACTGTAGCAAATGACTGAGACAAAAAATGGAATGATGTACCCAGTGCATAAAATAACTGTATTCCACACAAAGTACAAAACTATCAGCTCATCCTGATGCATGTTCAAACACTGAGTGGCATTGTTCATTTCAGAGGTTTTAAGTACAAAAAAGAAGGGAAATCCTTGAACAAACAGGAGGCCCCAGACTCCCACACAAACAATCTTTACAAACTTCTCCTCCTTAAAGATGGTTTTCTTTGTACAGTGCACAACAGAAATGTACCGGTGGATGCTAATTAAGGTGAGAAAGTAAATGCTGCCGTACATGTTGGTGCTCAATAAAAAGACCTTGAGTTGACAGAGAAATTGTCCAAAGGGCCAGTGTGACAGTGAGAAGTAGATAATCATAAACGGTGCTGCAGGAGTTATAATGGTATCTGCTAAAGCCAGATTGAACTGCAGAATCATTCCACCACTCCATCTCTTGATTCTGAACCAAAATATCCATAGGCTGATGGTGTTCAAAATGAAACCCATTGAAAAGACCACACTCAGAAAAATCGGCATGAATGTACCAAGCTCCTCAGGTTTACAGGGATGACTCCCTGTCATGTTATTGGACTTCACTTCCCAGTTGGGAGTAACGAAGGTCGTATTATCCATCTTGAGCATCTGAGTCTGGAGAAAATCGAAATATCATATTCATTAAAAATGGCATTCATTAACGCATGCATGGTGCTCCCTGCTAGAAaataggcagcatctgtggcttTGTGCCATTTTAGCAAATTGTACACTGATTTATGAATGTGTAAAAAGGGAAGAGGTAGTCAAGAATTCACTGgtaataaataaaagcaaaatacaaaagaTGCTGCAAATCTCAAATGCtatcaaaaaatgctggaaatgcttgaattatagtcatagagtcgtacagcatggaaacatactcttccgtccaatttgtccatgctgaccaagtttcccaatgaaactaatcccacttgccagcatttggcccacatccctctaaacctttcctattcatggaccagtccaagtgtcttttaaatgctggaacatccttgaatttttttgaagcaaaacaaaatagTAAAGGATCCAGGCAACAAATTAAGCTTGACAGTGCCAAACATTTGTCATAAACGAGCTCAATAATGCCATTTTTTGACACTGACCAGGATAAAAGAACTATCATTTATCTATCATTTATCATCTATCATTTATCATttcatctcatttcatctggcagttcaatccacaTACAAGCCATCCACTATgtgaaataattgcccctcaggtccctttcttctctcaccttaagaatatgccctctagttttgaattcgcATCCCCAAGGAAGAAACCTTTGTTTTCaacctatctatgctcctcacaattttatacTCCTCTATGaattcacccctcaatctccaacactccagtgaaaaatgttccatttcatccagcctgtccttataactcaaacccttcagcgCTGAGAACATCCTCATAAATGTTTCTGCatcctgtccaatttaataatagtGTTCCTGCAGCATAATGACCAGAACAGTACAATAGTACTCCAAAATTGACCTCCCCAATGTACGaccgcaacatgatgtcccaactcttatattcagttgtctgagaaatgaaggcaagcatactaagcACCTTCTTTGTGACtctgcctacctgtgatgcaactttcaatgaactatgtacctgaacccttaggtctctctgttctacagcactacccggaccctagcattaactgtataagtcctgcctatATTCATCTTACCATAATGCAACTCCTCACTTTAatcaaattaaaccccatctgccgcccctcagcccactggcccatttaatcaagataacccatcttcattgtccactatactaccaattttggtgtcatctgcaaactcagtaACTGTGctgatatagtaggaactgccgatgctggagaatctgagataacacggtgtgaagctggatgaacacaacaggccaagcagcatcagaagagcaggaaagcttgacctTTTGGGTCGggcgtcaagctttcctgctcctctgatgctgcttggcctgctgtgttcatccagcttcacactgtgttataccTTACTAACTGTGCttcttatattctcatccaaatcatttatataaatgacaaataacagtggacccagcaccgattcctgcagaacatcactggtcacaggcctccagtccaagaagcAAACCTTTATCACTATAAAAAGACTCCAAAAggaaactctgtttctcactccacaggtgctaccagacctgttacatttctccaccattttctgttaTTACTCCACTGGCAATAAAGCTGAATTCATTTTTGGTGGTCATATTAATTATAGTTTGCTTGATCTGAATTCTTCATCCTCCAACAGTAAAGTGTGCCGTGTGAAGGGAACACCTTCTTTAAAGTAATATTCATTGGCTGGGATCTGTATATCCTCTTAGGAACTTATTTGACAatatattgagtataggagttgggatgtcacgttatAGCTGCATAAGACATTAGcatggccacatttggagtactgtgtataattctgcTTGCCTCCTATAAGAAGgaagttattaaactggaaaggatgctgaaaagatttgcaaggatgcaccaagactgaaaggtttgagtcatgaggaaaggctggataggctgggacaattttcccctggagtgtaggagtctaaggctgaccttatagaggtgtataaaatcatgacgggcatagataagatgaattgcCAAAGTGTTTTTTCCacaattagagggcataggtttaaggtttaagagtggagaaagatctaaaagggacttgagggacaactttttcactcagtgagtggtgTGCATATAGAATAAGCTACTGGAGGAAGTGgaagaggtgggtacaattatgacattttaaagacatttgggcaagtatgtggataggaaaggtttagagagacaGGGGCGaactgcaggcaaatgggactatttcagtttaggaaacctggctgGCACGGACATGTTGGGACTTAGGGCCTATTTCTGTACtgaatgactctataactctatcgCATTTCCTGTTCTGGGAACTTCCCATGAGGAACTAATTCATTGGACAGTAAACTCTAAGTTGACCCTATAGTTAATGGATCATTGCGGAAGATGGAAAGAAGTTACTCAATATGAAAACAATGTCCAAGTTAAGGCAAGAAAGTTATCCTTTCTTAACAAAGGCACATGGCATATTTAGCAAATTTAAATAGGAATGTTCCCTTAATTTTCACACAATGGATCAAATATTCATAAATACATAATAATATTTGCCACACCTATGTTGTAAAGTCACACTATCTTGCAAAACTAAAGTTGTGTGAGAAAGCACACCAGCTTGGGAAAGCCTGGCAAGAATCAAGTTTCAATAAAAGATACGAAAGGGATGTATTATTGAAATTCTGTGGTGTATTTAAAATGCCAGTTTCTCGAATGCTGTTGCCTTTAATATCCAATTTGCTTTTGAACTTCCTCTCCACTTTGATCTTGTGTCTAATGTAACACTTTCATGAGCACCTAAACGCACACAGATGAGGGATCACTAGAATTTCAAATACTATGCTTGATTGTCTTCCAGAACATAATAGAATCAAAGCAATCTGTCTATAGAAATCAGTCTTGTGATCAGTGTGACTGAATGTCCTGATGGGATATAAATGTCTGATGCAGAGGAAATAGCCAAATGGACAAATATACAAACTTCTAAACTTACTGAGGCAGTGGTCCCCAATTTTAAGTGACAATTAGGGCGCCATGAACAATCATAGCAACAGAAAAGTGTCACATTAGGTCATGTGCTACGGTTACTTCTGAGAATTCCAGCACCATAAAGGCTTCTTCACTGCTCAATTCTGCCAAGGCTATAGAATTAATGTTCATTTAGTACAAACCCAAATTGTTGCAGCACTGCAAGAGTTACAACTAGAGCTAATAAAGATATAACAGGTTATGCCGTTCCTGTTCTCACCAGTATTGACATTTTCGGATTCTAAGAATAATCTTAACTAATTGATGATAGAGTCTAACCTGGCTGAATATTAGTGAGAAAAACAAAGCAGCTGTGAGCTACATATGTTGATGtgtcacaaaaccaaaaaaattaACCACTCAGAACACTATGACTATGTTTGAAGATAGAACAAAAAGTCATGATTGTTCTCTGACTTAAAAAGTTTTCAAGCAATAATTGATCCTCATTTTCCCTCCATCTAACAAGCAGCAGATACACTAATGGCGTTGCTATTGGTGACTTCTGTTTTGTCCACATTGTTTACGTTTTTTCTCAGAGCAACTTTGAAATGATCATAATATGTGCTAACCACAGTTTCTTCAGTTATACCTAGGATGGTAATTATACATATTTAGAGTATCATTTTACCTTCATCCTCATTTAAGTATTTATTACTCATGTAGATTTTTGAATATACAAAACATCTATCTAAAATGTAGTTCATTGCAAGAGCTTTTTCACTCTCATTACTCTCTGGGCTTTAGGTCTCCATTTTACTATGATTCCGTAGCCATCAACCTGCTCAACTTCCATTTTTTTTGATCTTATCCCTAACTAAACCTTGACTCTCTCCAATTCCAGTCAACACCCTGGTCTAACCCTCATCTTAGCTTCCTTGGGTCCAAATAGTGCAGATTTCAGCACAATTGATGATTTGTGTATTCAAGCATGGAGAGGTTCAGACAAATTGTAGCTCTCTCATCTGGAGCAATACTTATTAATTTGTCATAAGTTGGAATTTGAACCTTGGACCTCAAGTCCACATAAAACTTCTTGGATCAATAAGAGAATTATCACTTAAAGTTTATTTTCAGATTTATGTCTTTAACTGGTTTCAGGTTTTCTCAACATTGTAAAATTTTATTGTGATAAACCATTCAAAAGGCTCATCAAAACTCATACTGAAGTCACTAAAAATGCAGTTGTGTACATTATCCATAATTCATTTATATGAATATAATTTTTTACTCTGCCTTTTTTAACACAATACCTGTTTTCTTAattttttgcactctttccacaTGCGTTTTTTTTTCATGTGAAGCATATTCCCCGAGTGTCATTTATTCTCTTTCAAAGTGTGAGTGATTGCCTTTAAACTGGTTTATAACTATCATCAACTAGATGGATCAATGAAGGTCCGTCACAGCTTCTtgctccagaggtccccagcatcacagaagctAGTCTTCAGCCCATTAATTCAGTTCACACAATAGCAATAAACAACTGAGTACACCAAAGGCTTCAGGCAGTAATGTAGTTATGCTACTCCAGTACATCTATATTATTACCTCTTCCTGAAGAAGCAGAAAAGTTTTCTAGGTATTTTCTGTCTATAAAATAAAAATGGGATAATTCCAATCCAATCATTCTGCTCTTAATCATCAATAAAATGATAAAAGGTGTCATCaatggtgctatcaagcagcactcaCGCCAAATAAACCCACTCACCGATGCTTATTTTGCATTGTATTAGGGCCATTTGTTTGCTGACCTCATTGGAACTTTGCTCAGAATGCAGGCAGATTAATTCCAAAGACAACAAGAGAATGATTGTCCTTGAAATCATTGCAATGTTTGCTGAATATGTCAGCAAAGAGTCCCGGTGAAGCCGAAGACATacaatcatagcatccctacagtgcggaagcaagCCACTTGATCCATCGAGCCTAcattgatcctctgaagagcatcaacaccacccccaaccctatctctctaaccctgcatttcccatggctaatctgcctatcCTGTGCATCCCTGGTCAACACAGGCAATTGGAGTTGGAGAAAAGTAGAGCAAAGCCGAGCACATAGCCAGCACGAAAGAAGTTTGCTAAAGCTGTTGAAGTTCGATTTTCTCAGCATGAGCAGTTAGTTGTaggatagtgtcctagacccaaccatcttcagctgcttcatcaatgattgtCCCTATACTCTAAGACCAAAAGcagggatgttcgctgatgattgcgtAGTATTGGATGCCATTTGTAGCAAAGCAAAGCATGGCCACTCACAGCAAAACTTTGATGAAAGTTGACATGGTAAGTGACAAGGGGATGGGATTGTAGAAGGCAATGTAACTACGTTGCCTTGACCTTGATGAATCCCTCAGCATTAACATCCTGAGGTTTTCACTGAGCAGAAATAAATTGCATAGTTACAAGCAGAGGTCAGTGGCTGAGAATACTTGAGTGACTAACTGATCTCCTAATTCTGTAAATCTTGTTCATCATGTACAAGTTAGTCAAGGGCAATCTGCTATGCATCATTGCACAACAGCTGTAAAGTAGTTCACAGCTTTTGTTCTGTGTTAAATAATTGTTAAAAGGAAATTAAGAGGACCACATTCTGACGAaactaagttctgaggaagggtcaccggacccgaaacgttaactctgttttctccttcacagatgctgctagacctgctgtgcttttccagcaactttgtttttgttactaaaGAAACTGATTGTGCATAACAACTAAACTTTAAAAGGTAGAATTAgccaggagcatgatggaatgcTTCCCACATGTCT
Encoded proteins:
- the LOC125465507 gene encoding P2Y purinoceptor 4-like — protein: MLKMDNTTFVTPNWEVKSNNMTGSHPCKPEELGTFMPIFLSVVFSMGFILNTISLWIFWFRIKRWSGGMILQFNLALADTIITPAAPFMIIYFSLSHWPFGQFLCQLKVFLLSTNMYGSIYFLTLISIHRYISVVHCTKKTIFKEEKFVKIVCVGVWGLLFVQGFPFFFVLKTSEMNNATQCLNMHQDELIVLYFVWNTVILCTGYIIPFFVSVICYSLLANFILNLSPHQLKRKHMKVKSMQMILVSLAIFIICFLPVHVSRTFGISLKFFHPGQCKKMGIVELVYYKCLALSSLNCCLDPLLYFFASKKFKESLSNAVSSIKC